The Engraulis encrasicolus isolate BLACKSEA-1 chromosome 22, IST_EnEncr_1.0, whole genome shotgun sequence sequence ggtctgttatagaccaacccgtccgttatcgaaaaataacagacgtgcgaacgttggggagccccgttgaaatgaatggagcattcgaccgatgacgtcgcaCCATATAATAAAGTCAGAATAACCATGTCGTTGTAACCCTTTTGGTGTCACCCTTACAGCTCTCATTCTACAGTGGCTTCGTGACGACGTGGAGATTTCTTCTTCAGGCTGATCCTAATCCTAAAGCAAGGTAAGGGGGGGGATGGGCCATCGTAGACTGTGTACACATCAGTTATGCATTGCACTTTATATCGCCCCAATGCTCACAGGGTCTCAGGTTTGAATAAAGTAGCTCAGGACATGTGGtcactaccccatctctctctctctctctctctctctctctctctctttctctttctctttctctttctctctctctctctctctctctctctctctctctctcttacttactTTGTTTACTAGTTTGTGTGACTCTTTTGTATAGGAAACAGCTGAAGCTGCTGGAGACGCTGagtgaaatgacccaggccttCCCCATTGAGGACCCGCAGAGCCCGAACTTTGAagaggacatggagaagatacgGGCTAAATTTAGACAGGTTTGAGCACCTCCGTTTGAATTTTAGAGGCATGattatttatgttttcattttgagCAAATGAAGATGGTGGgttaaaagagaagagaaggagaggagtcgCCTGTCTCAAAGCCAGTGAAACCTTCAGAAGGAGAGGAGTCACCTTTCTCTTCCTCCGAATACTTGTAGATCTCCCTATGCGACCGAGAGGGGTCACAGTTACCTGTCCGATTGCAAAAAAGTAACGACCCTCCGCATTTAGAAAAGAATGGCGTTTCCAAATTTTCAGTAGTAACGTGTTACACTACTTTTATCCGAACTAGCTACACTACTGTAACTTGTTACTTTGTACTTTGTAGCCCGTTACAGCCAACACtggttacactatacattaatggtgtatgtgggctaactgtaatacacatttggaaTGATCTCGTGGGCCGAAGAAAGCAACTCCGTGGGCCAGGTTTGGCCCCCGAGCCAGAGATGAACACCCCTGCACTAAACAATACTGTTGAACATTTGATATAATGCGCTGATGAGTTGGGTAGTTATGTGTTACGTGACAGTTGATTGTGACATTTAATCGCCATTATTACTTTCTTATCAGTGTGATATGATTGTGGATATAGTTTGACCATGGTCCCTCCATTTGGTCTTCTACAGGTTTGCGCTGTACTGCACATCCCCACAGACTTCCATGGTTATATCAACAGCCCAGGACAGCTGTCATTCTGAATGGGACGTTGAAACACTAGGCTGGATGAACAGCAATCTTTAAGGACTGTGCAGCCGTATATGGTAAAAAGCAAAGAATGTTTTAGAAATGTAAATTTTgtattttaaatgcaatttaatgcTTAATTTCGATTGATAATCAATCAGCCCAATACCATATGTTTCAAGAATAGAACTCGATGTGAGAGAATTTCATAGACAGGTTTTATGCCCATCACTAAGGGACTAATGGTCAGATCTGACATTTCAAGTGAACCACTCAAAGATTGTTTTGCATTATTGCCTCAACTGTAAATACAATAAATCTATCATTTTCTTAAAGTTTCATGAATTGAAGTTACTTTGTTTATGTAACGGCTCTATACTTTGTAGTCTTCAAGTTGACTATAAGAACTGAATTGGACTAACTTGACTCACCTACAGTAGATATCTCCTACATTGCCCTGGTACCTAATTCTACCAAACATTCTCCATTACAATAGCTGTGAGTCTGTTACTAGTCAACTGGTTGGTTGGGAATTGGTTATTGCATTTGGGAGAGTCACTCTtgccctggactggtaatctggcacacaggcaATTATCCAGTGGGCCGATGCTTCTCAGGGCACCAGCAAAAcacctgtgtacgtgtgtgcgtgtgtgcgtgtgcacgtgtgtacgtgtgtacgtgtgtgcgtgtgtgcgtgcgtgcgtgcgtgtgtgcgtgtgtgcgtgcgtgcgagagacgCAAGTGCACTGCTGAACAGTTCTCTGGCAGGACCAGCCACACTTGCCACATgcgcaggggtgcacataactggtacgcaggtgcgcatgcgcaccaaaaaatagcaatgcgtactgccaccttggtcactacagcgcacttgcgtactgactatcccTCCTGAAAgataagagaaagaaaaagagactgttgatgttggtg is a genomic window containing:
- the lto1 gene encoding protein LTO1 homolog produces the protein MACAAEEDLFENIFLADDRHHVEGYQEGFEEGKRQGWQDGMNHGRMHGAKLSAELSFYSGFVTTWRFLLQADPNPKARKQLKLLETLSEMTQAFPIEDPQSPNFEEDMEKIRAKFRQVCAVLHIPTDFHGYINSPGQLSF